The following coding sequences are from one Macaca mulatta isolate MMU2019108-1 chromosome 7, T2T-MMU8v2.0, whole genome shotgun sequence window:
- the WDR20 gene encoding WD repeat-containing protein 20 isoform X21, producing MATEGGGKEMNEIKTQFTTREGLYKLLPHSEYSRPNRVPFNSQGSNPVRVSFVNLNDQSGNGDRLCFNVGRELYFYIYKGVRKTIP from the coding sequence ATGGCGacggagggaggagggaaggagatgaACGAGATTAAGACCCAATTCACCACCCGGGAAGGTCTGTACAAGCTGCTGCCACACTCGGAGTACAGCCGGCCCAACCGGGTGCCCTTCAACTCGCAGGGATCCAACCCTGTCCGCGTCTCCTTCGTAAACCTCAACGACCAGTCTGGCAACGGCGACCGCCTCTGCTTCAATGTGGGCCGGGAGCTCTACTTCTATATCTACAAGGGGGTCCGCAAG